One window of Chamaesiphon minutus PCC 6605 genomic DNA carries:
- a CDS encoding GFA family protein: protein MERLTTYYGGCHCGKVRYRVEVEKLEATECNCSICNKKGFIHLIVPASRFTLLQGEDALSTYTFNTGTAKHHFCRDCGIHSFYRPRSHPDGYDVNLRCLDDCPIDRFEIISFDGAHWEDQIEQIRDRYS, encoded by the coding sequence GTGGAACGACTCACAACTTATTATGGCGGCTGTCATTGTGGTAAAGTCCGTTATCGAGTCGAAGTCGAAAAACTCGAAGCAACCGAGTGTAATTGCTCGATCTGTAACAAAAAAGGCTTTATCCATCTGATTGTTCCAGCGTCGCGATTTACCCTCCTTCAGGGAGAGGATGCCCTCAGTACTTACACATTTAATACAGGTACTGCCAAACATCATTTTTGTCGTGACTGCGGAATTCATTCCTTTTATCGACCTCGATCGCACCCAGACGGCTATGATGTTAATCTACGCTGTTTAGACGATTGCCCGATCGATCGATTCGAGATAATCTCCTTCGACGGTGCCCATTGGGAAGACCAAATCGAGCAGATTCGCGATCGATATAGTTAG